One genomic segment of Chelmon rostratus isolate fCheRos1 chromosome 22, fCheRos1.pri, whole genome shotgun sequence includes these proteins:
- the glipr1a gene encoding GLIPR1-like protein 1: MGSTVEMLLLAWSILDSGVGSALLPEITDGSFIDECVREHNRARSSVSPAASNMLYMTWDDALAITARAWARRCLFEHNIYLKDVRRVHPTFPSVGENIWTGYPPSSFDATRAIKKWVDEKQHYDYGDNNCTRVCGHYTQVVWARSYKVGCAAQLCLNGVKNSGFGSKDSVIFVCNYAPAGNVNGWKPYESQGAACSGCTGTCVEGLCRGPEQTPQKGYNWTPDWDLPQATIHSNYADYHSNYVIILVVRPIALIFTFIAAYAVHHFYPNIFCYE; the protein is encoded by the exons ATGGGGAGCACGgtggagatgctgctgttggCCTGGAGTATTCTGGACTCCGGGGTGGGTTCAGCCTTGCTGCCAGAAATCACTGATGGGAGTTTCATTGATGAATGTGTGCGGGAACACAACAGGGCGCGGTCTTCAGTCAGTCCAGCAGCCAGTAACATGCTGTACATG ACGTGGGATGACGCCTTGGCCATTACTGCGCGAGCTTGGGCCAGACGCTGTCTGTTTGAGCACAACATCTACCTCAAAGACGTCCGCCGCGTGCACCCCACCTTCCCCTCCGTGGGAGAAAACATATGGACGGGCTACCCCCCTTCATCTTTTGATGCGACGCGTGCCATAAAAAAATGGGTGGATGAAAAACAGCACTACGACTACGGCGACAATAACTGCACGAGGGTCTGCGGCCACtacacacag GTTGTGTGGGCACGCAGCTACAAGGTTGGTTGTGCCGCCCAGCTGTGCCTGAATGGCGTCAAAAACTCTGGCTTTGGCTCTAAAGACAGCGTGATTTTTGTATGCAACTATGCTCCAGC GGGTAACGTGAATGGATGGAAACCCTATGAATCTCAAGGGGCAGCCTGCTCTGGATGTACAGGCACCTGTGTGGAGGGACTCTGCC GTGGCCCAGAACAAACTCCACAGAAAG GCTACAACTGGACCCCCGACTGGGACCTTCCCCAGGCTACCATTCACTCAAACTACGCGGATTATCACTCCAACTATGTGATTATTCTGGTTGTGCGACCCATTGCCCTCATCTTCACCTTCATCGCAGCGTACGCAGTCCACCACTTTTACCCTAATATCTTCTGCTATGAATAG